The proteins below are encoded in one region of Aquisphaera giovannonii:
- a CDS encoding glycosyltransferase family 2 protein, which translates to MTGEESPLLSVVVPLFDEERNVEALHRRLTAVLAPRGEPYELVLVDDGSRDATGGLLDGIHDSDPRVTVIHLSRNFGHQAAVSAGLDHALGRAVVVMDGDLQDPPELLPRFLERWRAGADVVYAVRRNRKEGAVKKLGYFAFYRIMNAISDLDIPLDSGDFCLMDRRVVDALKALPERMRFVRGLRTFVGFRQEGLEYERDPRATGRPKYTFRALVGLAISGLISFSGYPLRIVTYLGIATAAMAAAMTAWVFHDAFTSGTAPQGWASTMVTVLFMGSIQMVAMGILGEYIRLIFLESKGRPFYIVRTYRSHESPGGPGRPAGPPAANGLATGRGDRVP; encoded by the coding sequence ATGACCGGCGAGGAGAGCCCGCTGCTGAGCGTCGTCGTGCCGCTCTTCGACGAGGAGCGGAACGTCGAGGCCCTCCACCGGCGGCTGACGGCGGTGCTGGCCCCCCGGGGCGAGCCCTACGAGCTGGTCCTCGTCGACGACGGCAGCCGGGACGCGACGGGCGGGCTGCTGGACGGCATCCACGACTCGGATCCCCGGGTCACGGTGATCCACCTGAGCCGCAACTTCGGCCATCAGGCCGCGGTCTCCGCGGGGCTGGACCACGCGCTGGGGCGGGCGGTCGTCGTCATGGACGGGGACCTCCAGGATCCGCCCGAGCTGCTGCCCCGGTTCCTCGAACGCTGGCGGGCCGGGGCCGACGTCGTCTACGCGGTCCGTCGGAACCGGAAGGAAGGCGCCGTCAAGAAGCTCGGCTACTTCGCCTTCTACCGGATCATGAACGCGATCAGCGACCTGGACATCCCGCTGGACAGCGGCGACTTCTGCCTGATGGACCGCCGGGTCGTGGACGCCCTGAAGGCGCTGCCGGAGCGGATGCGGTTCGTCCGCGGCCTCCGGACGTTCGTCGGCTTCCGCCAGGAAGGGCTGGAGTACGAGCGGGACCCGCGCGCGACGGGGCGGCCGAAGTACACGTTCCGGGCCCTCGTCGGCCTGGCGATCAGCGGGCTGATCAGCTTCAGCGGCTATCCGCTGCGGATCGTGACCTACCTCGGCATCGCCACGGCGGCGATGGCGGCGGCCATGACGGCCTGGGTCTTCCACGACGCCTTCACCAGCGGCACCGCCCCGCAGGGCTGGGCCAGCACGATGGTCACGGTCCTCTTCATGGGCTCGATCCAGATGGTCGCCATGGGGATCCTGGGCGAGTACATCCGGCTGATCTTCCTGGAGTCGAAGGGGCGGCCGTTCTACATCGTGCGGACGTATCGCTCGCACGAGAGTCCGGGAGGGCCGGGACGCCCCGCCGGCCCGCCGGCCGCCAATGGCCTGGCGACGGGCCGCGGAGATCGGGTGCCTTGA
- a CDS encoding class I SAM-dependent methyltransferase, producing the protein MITRWSEGLADDNMAEDILVDLGEVIARHPWWRARAALTMDLLRRLGVRPPARVLDAGCGWGTTLEALEARGYRAAGADISRRALEKLDRPGRELIEADLTRPLPPGLPPYDAALLLDVIEHIEDDREALARAGSLVKPGGVLIASVPAQPGLFTEFDAIQGHRRRYLPETLRGAFQGTGLDLERTFWWGAWMVPVLRWQRKAKRAAPGESPAETYRRYLKLPPWPGPLALRLAYALEHRRALAGKLRTGTSLFAVARRPA; encoded by the coding sequence TTGATCACGCGATGGTCGGAGGGCCTCGCCGACGACAACATGGCCGAGGACATCCTCGTGGACCTCGGCGAGGTCATCGCCCGGCACCCCTGGTGGCGGGCCCGAGCGGCCCTGACGATGGACCTGCTCCGGCGGCTGGGCGTCCGGCCTCCCGCCCGGGTCCTCGACGCCGGCTGCGGCTGGGGCACCACCCTGGAGGCCCTGGAGGCCCGGGGCTACCGTGCCGCCGGGGCCGACATCTCCCGCCGGGCGCTGGAGAAGCTCGACCGCCCGGGCCGGGAGCTCATCGAGGCCGACCTGACCCGCCCCCTGCCCCCGGGCCTGCCGCCGTACGACGCGGCCCTGCTCCTCGACGTCATCGAGCACATCGAGGACGACCGCGAGGCCCTCGCCCGCGCCGGCAGCCTGGTGAAGCCCGGCGGCGTGCTGATCGCCAGCGTCCCCGCGCAGCCCGGCCTGTTCACCGAGTTCGACGCGATCCAGGGGCACCGCCGCCGCTACCTGCCCGAGACGCTCCGAGGGGCCTTCCAGGGCACCGGCCTGGACCTCGAGCGCACCTTCTGGTGGGGCGCCTGGATGGTCCCGGTCCTCCGCTGGCAGAGGAAGGCCAAGCGGGCGGCCCCCGGCGAGTCCCCCGCCGAGACCTACCGGCGCTACCTCAAGCTCCCGCCATGGCCGGGCCCGCTGGCCCTGCGCCTGGCCTACGCCCTGGAGCACCGCCGGGCCCTCGCCGGCAAGCTCCGGACGGGCACCTCCCTCTTCGCCGTCGCCCGCCGCCCCGCCTGA
- a CDS encoding MBL fold metallo-hydrolase translates to MMVIEGGRRGRPEFTAARGWIMATGRELVEEVESTRLAGGQAAYWWLGQHGFVMKFGDAVCYVDAFLSPFPDRQVPPLMRPEEATNADLILGSHDHADHIDRDAWPAMAEASPRAKFVVPALLRERVVREVGLPDDRVLGLDVDRPVEVAGVRVLGVPAAHEFLDVDPATGLHPYLGFVFEASGLCVYHAGDTCVYEGMQSILRRWSFDAAFLPINGRDARRLAADCIGNMTYQEAVDLAGALRPRLVVPTHFEMFAMNSEDPRLFEDYLRVKYPGVVAKVPRHGERVVVDRGE, encoded by the coding sequence ATGATGGTGATCGAAGGCGGCCGTCGAGGCCGGCCGGAGTTCACCGCGGCACGGGGGTGGATCATGGCGACGGGGCGGGAACTGGTGGAGGAGGTCGAGTCCACGAGGCTGGCCGGCGGGCAGGCGGCATACTGGTGGCTCGGGCAGCACGGGTTCGTCATGAAGTTCGGCGACGCGGTCTGCTACGTGGACGCCTTCCTCTCGCCGTTCCCGGACCGGCAGGTCCCGCCCCTGATGCGGCCGGAGGAGGCCACCAACGCCGACCTGATCCTCGGCAGCCACGACCACGCGGACCACATCGACCGCGACGCCTGGCCGGCCATGGCGGAGGCCTCGCCGCGGGCGAAGTTCGTCGTCCCGGCGCTGCTGCGGGAGCGGGTCGTCCGCGAGGTCGGCCTGCCGGACGACCGCGTGCTGGGCCTGGACGTGGACCGGCCCGTCGAGGTCGCGGGCGTCCGCGTCCTGGGCGTGCCGGCGGCCCACGAGTTCCTGGACGTGGACCCGGCCACGGGCCTGCATCCGTACCTCGGCTTCGTCTTCGAGGCGTCCGGGCTCTGCGTCTATCACGCCGGCGATACGTGCGTCTACGAGGGGATGCAGTCCATCCTCCGCCGCTGGTCCTTCGACGCGGCCTTCCTGCCGATCAACGGCCGCGACGCCCGGCGGCTGGCGGCGGATTGCATCGGGAACATGACCTACCAGGAGGCCGTGGACCTGGCCGGGGCCCTCCGGCCTCGCCTCGTCGTGCCGACGCACTTCGAGATGTTCGCCATGAACTCCGAGGACCCTCGGCTGTTCGAGGACTACCTGCGGGTGAAGTACCCGGGAGTCGTCGCCAAGGTGCCGCGCCACGGCGAGCGCGTGGTCGTGGATCGCGGCGAATAG
- a CDS encoding YraN family protein translates to MPEKASKVRALWNRVFGDRGEKEAARFLRARGMKILVRGYRTGLGEIDLVALDGDVIVFVEVKSRRGGTPAEAVTPEKQRRLTLAALHFLKKRGLLDRRSRFDVVAIVWPDDGRPPQVEHFRDAFEARGRGQMFR, encoded by the coding sequence ATGCCCGAGAAAGCCTCCAAGGTCCGAGCGCTCTGGAACCGCGTCTTCGGCGACCGCGGCGAGAAGGAGGCCGCCCGCTTCCTCCGCGCCCGGGGCATGAAGATCCTCGTCCGCGGATACCGGACGGGCCTCGGCGAGATCGACCTGGTCGCGCTCGACGGCGACGTGATCGTCTTCGTCGAGGTCAAGTCCCGCCGGGGCGGGACGCCCGCGGAGGCCGTCACCCCCGAGAAGCAGCGGAGGCTCACCCTGGCGGCCCTGCACTTCCTCAAGAAGCGGGGGCTCCTCGACCGTCGCAGCCGGTTCGACGTCGTGGCCATCGTCTGGCCGGACGACGGCCGCCCGCCCCAGGTCGAGCATTTCCGCGACGCCTTCGAGGCCCGCGGCCGCGGGCAGATGTTCCGCTGA
- a CDS encoding Gfo/Idh/MocA family protein — MEVRDGLVEAAAVCDHRPGSRRFLGPRTPGGADTMTLRWGILGCARISRRGLIPGIEGSRTGELAAIASRDGAKARAWGAEFRIPRPHDSYEALVADPDLDAVYIPLPNELHAPWVKAAADAGKHVLCEKPLALDAAEAAAMVAHCRDRGVILMEAFMWRHQPRTRGLLGHLAGGLIGELRLVRASFSFPIEAGDWRLDPARGGGAVWDVGCYGVSTARLFAGTEPEGIRARAHFGPSGVDMSLAATLSFPGGVLASIDCSFEQPFRCAYELVGTRGVIEVPDAYLPPAASPALAHVRTIGSGSDSDAGTDRSRVLEFPAVDQYAEMVDAFAASVAAGRLLAPAEDGLAQMRALDAVLAAARD, encoded by the coding sequence ATGGAGGTGCGGGACGGGCTGGTGGAGGCGGCCGCGGTCTGCGATCATCGGCCGGGGTCGCGGCGGTTCCTCGGCCCCAGGACGCCGGGCGGGGCTGACACGATGACGCTGAGATGGGGCATCCTCGGCTGCGCGCGGATCAGCCGCCGCGGGCTGATCCCGGGCATCGAAGGATCGAGGACCGGAGAGCTGGCCGCGATCGCCAGCCGGGACGGGGCGAAAGCCCGGGCCTGGGGGGCCGAGTTCCGCATCCCGCGGCCGCACGACTCCTACGAGGCCCTGGTCGCCGATCCGGACCTCGACGCGGTATACATCCCGCTGCCGAATGAGCTGCACGCCCCCTGGGTGAAGGCCGCGGCCGACGCCGGCAAGCACGTGCTCTGCGAGAAGCCGCTGGCCCTCGACGCCGCCGAGGCCGCCGCGATGGTCGCGCATTGCCGCGACCGGGGCGTCATCCTGATGGAAGCCTTCATGTGGCGGCACCAGCCGCGGACGCGGGGGCTCCTCGGGCACCTCGCCGGGGGCCTGATCGGCGAGCTGAGGCTCGTCCGCGCGTCGTTCTCCTTCCCCATCGAGGCGGGCGACTGGCGGCTCGACCCCGCGCGGGGGGGCGGGGCCGTGTGGGACGTCGGCTGCTACGGCGTCAGCACCGCCCGGCTGTTCGCCGGGACCGAGCCGGAGGGGATCCGGGCGAGGGCCCACTTCGGACCTTCGGGCGTGGACATGAGCCTCGCCGCGACGCTCTCCTTCCCGGGGGGCGTCCTCGCGTCGATCGATTGCAGCTTCGAGCAGCCCTTCCGCTGCGCCTACGAGCTGGTCGGCACGAGGGGCGTCATCGAGGTCCCCGACGCCTACCTCCCCCCCGCCGCCTCGCCCGCCCTGGCGCACGTCCGGACGATCGGCTCCGGCTCGGACTCCGACGCCGGCACCGACCGGTCACGCGTCCTGGAGTTCCCGGCGGTCGATCAGTACGCGGAGATGGTGGACGCCTTCGCCGCGTCCGTCGCCGCCGGCCGCCTGCTGGCCCCGGCCGAGGACGGCCTGGCGCAGATGCGGGCCCTCGACGCCGTCCTCGCCGCGGCACGGGACTGA
- a CDS encoding phytase, which yields MPMPRALLCSLAPLALLWPAIAGGGGRDDLVVLTPSAAVETEPVPSEGDAADDPAIWIHPEDPARSLVLGTDKKGGLHAYSLDGRCRQAISPGSRPNNVDILYGFDLAGRKVDLAIASVGKGGKAAGVKAWTIDPADGRLAELSEEETFRTFDGGVPYGICTYRSPRDGANYVFVTDREGVVEQYRLEAATDGGPGIRATRVRAFRVGSQAEGIVADRERGRLYIGEEDVGIWEYGAEPGDGEARRAVARVGEHGLAADVEGLAIYYGRDGKGYLLASSQGNSTLVVYDRSGDHAYVATIDPKPGMAEDIDETDGLDVTNERTSSRFPNGFLVVQDGKCTGRQNFKLFAWDEVAGGRLLVDPKDSAR from the coding sequence ATGCCCATGCCCCGAGCCCTGCTCTGCTCCCTCGCCCCCCTCGCCTTGCTCTGGCCGGCGATCGCCGGCGGGGGGGGGCGGGATGACCTCGTCGTGCTGACCCCGTCGGCCGCCGTCGAGACCGAGCCCGTCCCCTCGGAGGGCGACGCGGCCGACGACCCGGCGATCTGGATCCATCCCGAGGATCCGGCCCGCAGCCTGGTCCTCGGCACGGACAAGAAGGGGGGCCTGCACGCCTACTCCCTGGACGGCCGCTGCCGGCAGGCCATCTCGCCCGGCTCGAGGCCCAACAACGTCGACATCCTCTACGGGTTCGACCTCGCCGGGAGGAAGGTGGACCTGGCGATCGCGAGCGTCGGCAAGGGGGGCAAGGCCGCGGGCGTCAAGGCCTGGACGATCGACCCGGCCGACGGCCGCCTCGCGGAACTCTCCGAGGAGGAGACGTTCCGGACCTTCGACGGCGGCGTGCCCTACGGGATCTGCACCTATCGGAGCCCGCGCGACGGGGCGAACTACGTGTTCGTCACCGACCGCGAGGGGGTCGTGGAGCAGTACCGGCTCGAGGCCGCGACGGACGGCGGCCCCGGGATCCGGGCGACGCGGGTCCGGGCCTTCCGCGTCGGCTCGCAGGCCGAGGGGATCGTCGCCGACCGCGAGCGCGGGCGGCTGTACATCGGCGAGGAGGACGTCGGCATCTGGGAGTACGGCGCCGAGCCCGGCGACGGCGAGGCCCGCCGCGCGGTGGCTCGCGTGGGCGAGCACGGCCTGGCCGCCGACGTCGAGGGCCTGGCGATCTACTACGGCCGCGACGGCAAGGGCTACCTCCTGGCGTCCAGCCAGGGCAACAGCACCCTCGTCGTGTACGATCGGTCCGGCGATCACGCGTACGTCGCGACGATCGACCCCAAGCCCGGCATGGCCGAGGACATCGACGAGACCGACGGCCTGGACGTGACCAACGAGCGGACCTCCTCGCGGTTCCCGAACGGCTTCCTCGTGGTCCAGGACGGCAAGTGCACCGGCCGCCAGAACTTCAAGCTCTTCGCCTGGGACGAGGTCGCCGGAGGGCGGCTGCTGGTGGACCCGAAGGACTCCGCCCGCTGA
- a CDS encoding DUF1559 family PulG-like putative transporter, with the protein MNRQRRRGFTLIELLVVIAIIAVLIALLLPAVQSAREAARRIHCVNNLKQLGLAVMNYENANGALPPQQTMVIVGNNQPTSYTSWGVSARLAPFMEMGPMYNAMNFSLKYSDKPNTTVSYLQIKYLLCPSDVTTEPADPAKPFGVSNYGWSVGDWYVFGGGGAQTNRSAFAVNVSRTVAAFTDGLSNTLLAAEVKAKQPLYKSCATPAGLSPTSYPMDLATGAALITQNYTNGCKADTGHAKWSIGSACYDGFTTAMTPQYQVLVGTPQVDVDYDTNDENNGGPTYAAITSRSYHPGGVNTLFGDGSVRFIKSSVSLPTWRALGTIAGGEVISADSF; encoded by the coding sequence GAATCGCCAACGCCGCCGAGGCTTCACCCTCATCGAGTTGCTCGTCGTCATCGCCATCATCGCCGTGCTGATCGCCCTGCTCCTGCCCGCCGTCCAATCCGCCCGGGAGGCCGCCCGCCGCATCCACTGCGTGAACAACCTGAAGCAGCTCGGCCTGGCGGTGATGAATTACGAGAACGCGAACGGCGCCCTGCCGCCGCAGCAGACGATGGTCATCGTCGGCAACAACCAGCCCACCTCGTACACCTCGTGGGGCGTCAGCGCCCGGTTGGCCCCGTTCATGGAGATGGGGCCGATGTACAACGCCATGAACTTCAGCCTGAAGTACAGCGACAAGCCGAACACGACGGTCAGCTATCTGCAGATCAAGTACCTCCTCTGCCCGAGCGACGTGACGACCGAGCCGGCCGATCCCGCCAAGCCGTTCGGCGTGTCCAACTACGGCTGGTCCGTCGGCGACTGGTACGTCTTCGGCGGCGGCGGGGCCCAGACCAACCGCAGCGCGTTCGCGGTGAACGTGAGCCGGACCGTGGCCGCGTTCACCGACGGCCTGAGCAACACCCTGCTGGCCGCCGAGGTGAAGGCCAAGCAGCCGCTCTACAAGTCGTGCGCCACCCCCGCGGGCCTGAGCCCGACCTCCTACCCCATGGACCTCGCCACGGGCGCCGCGCTGATCACCCAGAACTACACCAACGGCTGCAAGGCCGACACGGGCCACGCCAAGTGGTCGATCGGCTCGGCCTGCTATGACGGGTTCACGACGGCGATGACGCCCCAGTATCAGGTCCTGGTCGGGACTCCCCAGGTGGACGTCGACTATGACACCAACGACGAGAACAACGGCGGGCCGACCTACGCGGCGATCACCTCGCGGAGCTACCACCCCGGCGGCGTGAACACGCTGTTCGGGGACGGCAGCGTCCGCTTCATCAAGTCGAGCGTGAGCCTGCCGACCTGGCGTGCCCTCGGGACGATCGCCGGCGGCGAGGTCATCTCGGCCGACTCCTTCTGA